In the genome of Clostridia bacterium, the window GCGCCAGGCGTGAACCGCCTCGGCGAGCGTCATGCCCTCGCGCAGGCGCGCGGCCAGCGCGCGCGGGAGCGGAAAGCGGGGGCCCTCCGCCCACCCGGTGCGTCCGGACGCGTCCCGGGCGACGACGACGTTCACCACCCACGGCGTGGCTCCCCGCCAGACGATGCCGCTCTCCAGCCCGAAACCGACGGCGGCGCCGGCGGCGTCGCGGGCCTGACGCGCGCGCGCGGCGGCGCCGCGCCGCGTCTGCGCGAGGCCGACCGGCTGCGCCGGCACGCCGGATGAGACGGCCACAGCGACGACCTCGGCCCGCGGCCAGAGCAGTGCCGCCGCTTGGGCGACGGCCTCAACCTTTGCGCGGCGCTCACTGCCCACCGCGATCCGAATGCTCTGCGTTGGCTCCACGTCCTGAGGCATGATCGCACCGACGGCCCCCTTGCCATACATTGCTAGTCTAACAACCCCCAGGAAATTGGGAATCCTGGCGAATTCATTCCACAGGGAGGTCGCGACATGCGCGAACGCTTTTGGAGGGCATTGTTCGGCGCCGGGACGGCCGTCGTGGTCCTGTGCCTCGGGGCGCCGGCAACCGGCTCGAGCGTCACGCCGCAGGTCGTCTTGCATCGCGCGGGCCCCGCGCTGGACCAGGCCGGCGTCGGCTTCGACCTGGCCGCCGACCCGCCGCCTCAGGAGTCTTCGTCGTCCAACGGCGCCTCCGGATCCATCCCATCCGAATCTTCCCCTTCCGAATCGGCACCATCGGAGACCGTTCCCGGATGGCCGTTCACCGACCTCGATCCCGACACGTCCGGCGCCGACGCCGTCATGGACCTCTACCGGCACGGCATCGTGAAGGGCGTCGGGCAGGGCCGTTTCGAGCCCCAGCGCCCGGTCACGCGCGCGGAGTTCACCAAGCTGGTGCTGCTTTGCCTGGGCATCCAGCCGGCTCGCGGCTTTCGCGAACCGTTCGGCGACGTCCCGGATCAGGGCTGGTCCGCCCCCTACGTCACGGCGGCGTGGAGGCTGGGCATCGTCCAGGGTGACAGCAGCGACCGCTTCCGGCCGGACGCTCCGGTCACCAACGAGGAGATGGCCGTGATCGCGTGGCGCGCCGAGAACAAGAAGGGCAAGCGCGGGCGGCCCAGCGGGATCGCGGATGCCGCT includes:
- a CDS encoding S-layer homology domain-containing protein produces the protein MRERFWRALFGAGTAVVVLCLGAPATGSSVTPQVVLHRAGPALDQAGVGFDLAADPPPQESSSSNGASGSIPSESSPSESAPSETVPGWPFTDLDPDTSGADAVMDLYRHGIVKGVGQGRFEPQRPVTRAEFTKLVLLCLGIQPARGFREPFGDVPDQGWSAPYVTAAWRLGIVQGDSSDRFRPDAPVTNEEMAVIAWRAENKKGKRGRPSGIADAAEIHSWAVPAVADAVARGLLVPDASGRLHARDAATRLSAAVFADRLLQDRTDAGGTAQVATVDGQTFPYLKSWTMQASAYSSSEPGIGDRTTTGLPVRDGIVAVDPSVIPLGSYVYVEGYGFALAADTGGSIKGARIDVYIDAPAKVVQRFGVKKRKVYLIAAPH
- a CDS encoding DUF84 family protein, which produces MPQDVEPTQSIRIAVGSERRAKVEAVAQAAALLWPRAEVVAVAVSSGVPAQPVGLAQTRRGAAARARQARDAAGAAVGFGLESGIVWRGATPWVVNVVVARDASGRTGWAEGPRFPLPRALAARLREGMTLAEAVHAWR